Proteins from one uncultured Cohaesibacter sp. genomic window:
- a CDS encoding urease subunit gamma, whose amino-acid sequence MNLTPREKDKLLIAMAAMVARRRLERGVKLNHPEAVALITDFIVEGARDGRTVADLMEAGAHIISRAEVMEGIAEMIHDIQVEATFPDGVKLVTVHEPIR is encoded by the coding sequence ATGAATTTGACCCCGAGAGAGAAGGATAAACTTCTCATCGCCATGGCTGCAATGGTGGCCCGCCGACGCCTTGAAAGAGGCGTCAAGCTCAACCATCCCGAAGCGGTGGCGCTCATCACCGACTTTATCGTGGAAGGCGCGCGCGACGGACGCACCGTTGCCGACCTGATGGAAGCGGGTGCACACATCATCAGCCGGGCTGAGGTGATGGAAGGCATTGCCGAAATGATCCATGACATTCAGGTGGAAGCCACTTTCCCCGACGGGGTGAAGCTGGTTACCGTCCACGAACCGATCCGCTAA
- the urtB gene encoding urea ABC transporter permease subunit UrtB — MTVLRALLVCLVTLLASYSTMPVAMADDLKDAINALAEGSLKDREAKVDALLETGDDTVVPVLTYLAEGDLYFRKSDKQVFLADKTGRTYSLTDPISGDVIPDISKRDIKKVRVNNNLRRQIRDGLSLFALNSRDPAKRLAAAETIYKAQDASALPAIEARLAKEQDAQVIAFLQEARAGLTLTSDAPEEAKLSAIEILRDKGGRQALSILNEAAETSEGAVKDAASRAIVAIERMLAIWNGVQNIWYGLSLGSVLLLASIGLAITFGVMGVINMAHGEMVMLGAYTTFAVQQAIQTAAPGLIDYSLLFAIPAAFLVAGAIGFVLERGIIRFLYGRPLETLLATWGVSLILQQAVRTIFGPTNQEVSNPGWMSGAVELAGLSLTWNRIWIFFFALAMFGLLFALLKRTPMGLQMRAVTQNRNMASSLGVKTPWVDAFTFALGSGIAGIAGVALSQIGNVSPNLGQSYIIDSFMVVVFGGVGNLWGTLIGALTLGVANKFLEPFAGAVLGKILVLVFIILFIQKRPRGLFALKGRAVE, encoded by the coding sequence ATGACAGTCCTGCGTGCCCTGCTTGTTTGTCTTGTCACTCTCCTAGCTTCCTATTCCACCATGCCTGTTGCCATGGCCGATGATCTCAAAGATGCGATCAATGCGCTGGCCGAGGGAAGCCTCAAGGATAGAGAAGCCAAGGTAGACGCTCTGTTGGAGACCGGAGACGACACGGTCGTACCGGTGCTCACCTATCTGGCGGAGGGAGACCTCTATTTCCGCAAATCCGATAAACAGGTGTTTCTGGCCGATAAAACCGGCCGGACCTACAGCCTGACGGATCCGATCAGCGGCGATGTGATCCCTGATATTTCCAAAAGAGATATCAAGAAGGTGCGCGTCAACAACAATTTGCGGCGCCAGATCCGGGACGGCCTGAGCCTCTTTGCGCTCAACAGCCGCGACCCGGCCAAACGCCTTGCAGCGGCAGAAACCATCTACAAAGCGCAAGATGCCAGCGCCCTGCCCGCCATTGAGGCGCGCCTTGCCAAGGAACAGGACGCACAGGTCATCGCCTTTCTGCAGGAAGCGCGTGCCGGATTGACGCTGACTTCGGATGCGCCAGAAGAGGCCAAGCTTTCGGCCATCGAAATCCTCAGAGACAAAGGCGGACGACAAGCGCTTTCCATTCTCAATGAAGCGGCAGAGACAAGCGAAGGGGCCGTCAAGGATGCCGCATCCCGCGCCATTGTTGCCATTGAGCGGATGCTGGCCATCTGGAACGGGGTGCAGAATATCTGGTATGGGCTCTCTCTGGGCTCAGTTCTGCTGCTGGCATCCATCGGCCTTGCCATCACCTTTGGTGTTATGGGCGTCATCAACATGGCCCACGGGGAAATGGTGATGCTAGGTGCTTACACCACTTTTGCTGTACAGCAAGCGATCCAGACAGCAGCACCGGGCCTGATCGACTATTCGCTCCTCTTTGCCATCCCCGCCGCCTTTCTGGTGGCTGGTGCCATCGGCTTTGTGCTTGAACGCGGCATCATCCGCTTTCTCTATGGCCGACCGTTGGAAACCCTGCTGGCGACATGGGGTGTCTCGCTCATTCTGCAGCAAGCCGTGCGGACCATTTTTGGCCCAACCAATCAGGAGGTCAGCAATCCGGGCTGGATGTCCGGCGCCGTCGAGCTGGCTGGCCTGTCTTTGACATGGAACCGCATCTGGATCTTCTTCTTTGCCCTTGCCATGTTCGGGCTGCTGTTTGCACTGCTCAAACGCACACCTATGGGCTTGCAGATGCGTGCGGTCACACAGAACCGCAACATGGCCTCTTCGCTCGGGGTCAAAACCCCGTGGGTGGATGCCTTTACCTTTGCGCTTGGTTCCGGCATTGCAGGCATCGCCGGGGTGGCGCTCAGCCAGATCGGCAACGTGTCGCCCAATCTCGGCCAGAGCTACATCATCGACAGCTTCATGGTCGTGGTGTTTGGCGGGGTGGGCAACCTTTGGGGCACGCTGATCGGCGCCCTGACGCTGGGTGTCGCCAACAAGTTCCTTGAACCCTTTGCCGGAGCGGTTCTGGGCAAGATCCTTGTGCTGGTCTTCATCATTCTCTTCATCCAGAAAAGGCCACGCGGTCTGTTCGCTCTTAAAGGAAGGGCCGTGGAATAA
- a CDS encoding urease subunit beta, protein MIPGEIITAAGDIELNAGLDVTELEVSNTGDRPVQVGSHYHFYETNPALSFDRDAARGKRLDIASGTAVRFEPGQTRKVKLIPLEGNREVYGFRAEIGGAL, encoded by the coding sequence ATGATTCCAGGGGAAATCATCACAGCGGCTGGCGATATCGAGCTCAATGCCGGTTTGGACGTCACCGAGCTGGAAGTCTCCAATACCGGCGATCGTCCGGTACAGGTCGGCTCCCACTATCATTTCTATGAGACAAACCCGGCCCTGTCCTTTGACCGTGACGCAGCGCGCGGCAAACGCCTCGACATAGCCTCGGGCACGGCGGTTCGCTTTGAGCCGGGCCAGACCCGCAAGGTCAAGTTGATCCCGCTTGAGGGCAATCGCGAGGTTTATGGCTTCCGCGCAGAAATCGGAGGGGCACTCTAA
- the urtD gene encoding urea ABC transporter ATP-binding protein UrtD, whose protein sequence is MIDSNTQVTSTLLYLDDVSVSFDGFKAINGLSLAIEPGEMRAIIGPNGAGKTTMMDIITGKTRPDTGDVLFEGQMDLTQHDETEIALAGIGRKFQKPTVFESQTVRENLELALSGNRGVWASLFYRESEADAARIEEILQTVRLQQRANELASDLSHGQKQWLEIGMLLAQDPKLLLVDEPVAGMTDAETVETAKLLREISRTHSVIVVEHDMGFIRDLDVKVTVLAEGSVLAEGSLDHVSAHPDVIESYLGR, encoded by the coding sequence ATGATAGACTCCAACACTCAGGTCACCTCCACTCTCCTCTATCTGGATGATGTGTCAGTTTCCTTTGATGGCTTCAAGGCGATCAATGGCCTTTCCCTCGCGATCGAACCGGGCGAAATGCGGGCCATTATCGGCCCTAACGGCGCAGGCAAAACCACCATGATGGACATCATCACCGGCAAAACCCGCCCTGATACCGGCGATGTGCTATTTGAAGGCCAGATGGACCTCACGCAGCATGACGAAACCGAGATCGCGCTGGCAGGCATTGGCCGGAAATTCCAGAAGCCGACCGTGTTCGAAAGCCAGACCGTGCGCGAGAATCTCGAGCTGGCGCTTAGTGGCAACCGTGGCGTCTGGGCCTCTCTCTTCTATCGGGAAAGTGAAGCGGATGCCGCCCGCATCGAGGAGATCCTGCAAACGGTGCGCCTTCAACAACGCGCCAATGAGTTGGCCTCGGATCTCTCGCACGGACAGAAGCAATGGCTCGAAATCGGCATGCTGCTGGCGCAGGACCCCAAGCTCCTTCTGGTCGATGAGCCGGTCGCAGGCATGACGGATGCCGAAACGGTGGAAACAGCCAAACTGTTGCGCGAGATTTCCAGAACCCATTCGGTGATTGTGGTCGAGCATGACATGGGCTTCATCCGCGATCTTGATGTCAAGGTCACGGTTCTGGCTGAGGGGTCGGTTCTGGCCGAAGGGTCGCTGGATCATGTCAGCGCCCATCCGGACGTTATTGAAAGCTATCTGGGGCGATAA
- a CDS encoding urease accessory protein UreD, translating to MYATISPSSAPSDANSGAVPAQRTSGTGRVSFKANGAGQTKLDRLYQQGCAKIRLPKVYGGKAAEAVLINSAGGLTGGDVVNWHAEAANDTYAVLTTQACEKIYKAESDVARVANHLSVADGARLDWLPQETILYDRAGLARSLDVHLEGSARFLAVESLLLGRIAMGEALHSLAFSDNWRIHRGGKLIHAEAQRLEGDVAHIGAADAVLSGHLALATLCYIGPEDSDAMNALMESGRTLMAAFEGCSVGLSSFNGKILARLTAINGMALRAALIPLISHFRTGEPLPRVWTT from the coding sequence ATGTACGCAACCATCTCACCGTCTAGTGCTCCTTCCGACGCTAATTCTGGCGCAGTGCCTGCGCAAAGGACGAGCGGCACCGGTCGTGTCAGTTTCAAGGCCAATGGTGCGGGTCAGACCAAACTGGATCGCCTCTATCAGCAGGGGTGCGCCAAGATCCGTTTGCCCAAGGTTTATGGCGGCAAGGCAGCTGAGGCCGTTTTGATCAACAGCGCTGGCGGGCTTACCGGTGGCGATGTGGTCAACTGGCATGCCGAGGCTGCGAACGATACCTATGCGGTGCTGACCACACAGGCCTGCGAGAAGATCTACAAGGCCGAAAGCGATGTTGCTCGCGTTGCCAACCATCTGAGCGTAGCTGATGGCGCTCGCCTCGACTGGCTGCCGCAGGAAACCATTCTTTATGACCGCGCTGGCCTTGCGCGCTCCCTAGATGTGCATCTTGAAGGCAGTGCGCGGTTTCTGGCCGTGGAAAGCCTGCTGCTGGGGCGTATCGCCATGGGAGAAGCCCTTCACAGCCTTGCCTTCAGCGACAATTGGCGCATTCACAGGGGCGGAAAACTGATCCACGCTGAAGCCCAGCGTCTTGAGGGCGATGTGGCGCATATCGGCGCGGCGGATGCTGTGTTGTCTGGTCATCTGGCGCTCGCTACCCTTTGTTATATCGGGCCCGAGGATAGCGATGCGATGAACGCGCTGATGGAAAGCGGCCGCACTCTCATGGCGGCCTTTGAGGGCTGTTCCGTTGGGCTTTCGAGCTTTAACGGCAAAATTCTTGCACGCCTTACGGCGATAAACGGCATGGCGCTGCGTGCAGCGCTCATCCCATTGATTTCACATTTCCGGACCGGGGAACCTCTCCCGCGCGTCTGGACGACCTGA
- the urtC gene encoding urea ABC transporter permease subunit UrtC, with protein sequence MISAFLFRGLAGRIAWVAAFIALLGILVPLSNLMLPSDHAFYVPDYIVSLFGKYLTYALLAMALDLVWGYCGILSLGHGAFFALGGYAMGMYLMRQIGSRGVYGDPILPDFMVFLNWKELPWYWYGFDQFWFAAIMVLAIPGLLAFVFGWFAFRSRVTGVYLSIITQAMTYALLLAFFRNDMGFGGNNGLTDFKDILGYTLQNPATRAGLFAAAAFALSLALVISSAIVRSKFGKVLLATRDAESRARFLGYRVEHVKLFVFTLSAMMAGIAGALYVPLVGIINPGEFAPANSIEVVIWAAVGGRGTLIGPIIGAITVNLGKSWFTAQFPEYWLFVLGGLFVAVTLFMPKGILGTLSSFSDKVKSLKPAPKPSQTEAGEMRKEGEAS encoded by the coding sequence ATGATTTCAGCGTTTCTGTTTCGTGGCCTTGCGGGGCGCATTGCGTGGGTCGCAGCCTTCATCGCACTGCTTGGCATTCTCGTGCCCCTCAGTAATTTGATGCTGCCATCCGATCATGCTTTTTATGTGCCTGATTATATCGTGTCGCTGTTTGGCAAATATCTTACCTATGCCCTGCTGGCAATGGCGCTGGATCTGGTGTGGGGCTATTGCGGCATTCTTTCTCTGGGCCATGGCGCCTTCTTTGCCCTTGGTGGCTATGCCATGGGCATGTATCTGATGCGTCAGATCGGTTCCCGTGGCGTCTATGGAGACCCTATCCTGCCGGACTTCATGGTCTTCCTCAACTGGAAGGAACTGCCATGGTACTGGTATGGCTTTGATCAGTTTTGGTTTGCGGCCATCATGGTGCTCGCCATCCCGGGCCTTTTGGCCTTTGTGTTTGGCTGGTTTGCCTTCCGTTCGCGGGTTACCGGCGTTTATCTCTCCATTATCACCCAAGCCATGACCTACGCCCTGTTGCTGGCCTTCTTCCGTAACGATATGGGCTTTGGTGGCAACAATGGCCTCACCGACTTCAAGGATATTCTGGGCTACACACTTCAGAATCCGGCGACTCGCGCCGGGCTGTTTGCTGCTGCGGCTTTTGCGCTCTCTCTTGCTTTGGTCATCAGTTCAGCCATCGTGCGCTCGAAATTCGGCAAGGTGCTGCTCGCAACCCGCGATGCGGAAAGCCGCGCCCGCTTTCTTGGCTATCGCGTCGAGCATGTGAAGCTGTTTGTCTTTACCCTGTCGGCCATGATGGCCGGCATCGCCGGAGCCCTTTATGTGCCGCTCGTTGGCATCATCAATCCGGGTGAATTTGCTCCGGCCAACTCCATCGAAGTGGTTATCTGGGCTGCGGTCGGCGGACGCGGTACTCTAATCGGCCCGATCATTGGCGCCATAACGGTCAATCTGGGCAAAAGCTGGTTCACGGCCCAGTTCCCGGAATATTGGTTGTTTGTGCTGGGAGGGCTGTTTGTTGCGGTGACGCTCTTCATGCCCAAGGGCATTCTTGGCACCCTGTCGAGCTTTTCAGACAAGGTGAAATCTCTCAAACCCGCCCCCAAACCTTCTCAGACTGAAGCAGGCGAAATGCGCAAGGAAGGGGAAGCATCATGA
- the urtE gene encoding urea ABC transporter ATP-binding subunit UrtE yields the protein MSEAMEQTSPDADTGNPIALSIEGIDLHYGAAQALRNISLEVETAKITCVLGRNGVGKTSMLRAIVGQHPVSKGKIILGGHDVTKAPPYARAGRGIAYVPQGREIFPQLTVRENLEVGYARLPRKQRFVEEEIFDLFPILKDMLSRRGGDLSGGQQQQLAIGRALVTRPDILVLDEPTEGIQPSIIKDIGRAITYLKEEKGIAILLVEQYLDFCRELADVVHIMDRGEIVHSGPAEDLDKEHVRNHLTV from the coding sequence ATGAGTGAAGCAATGGAACAGACATCCCCGGATGCGGATACGGGCAATCCCATCGCCCTCTCCATCGAGGGAATTGACCTGCATTATGGCGCGGCACAGGCTCTCAGAAACATCTCTCTGGAGGTGGAAACCGCGAAGATTACCTGCGTTCTGGGACGCAACGGGGTTGGTAAAACCTCCATGTTGCGCGCTATCGTCGGGCAGCATCCGGTGAGCAAGGGCAAGATCATTCTGGGGGGGCATGATGTCACCAAGGCCCCGCCTTATGCCCGCGCCGGGCGTGGCATCGCCTATGTGCCACAGGGGCGCGAAATCTTTCCCCAACTGACGGTGCGGGAAAATCTCGAAGTGGGCTATGCCCGCCTACCCCGCAAGCAAAGGTTTGTTGAAGAAGAGATTTTTGATCTCTTCCCGATTCTTAAAGACATGCTTTCGCGTCGGGGCGGCGATCTTTCGGGCGGACAACAGCAGCAATTGGCCATTGGCAGGGCATTGGTCACCCGCCCGGACATTCTCGTGCTGGATGAACCGACAGAGGGAATCCAGCCCTCGATCATCAAAGATATCGGCCGCGCCATCACCTACCTCAAAGAGGAAAAGGGAATCGCAATTCTATTGGTCGAACAATATCTTGATTTCTGTCGTGAGCTGGCGGATGTTGTCCATATCATGGACCGAGGCGAGATTGTGCATTCTGGTCCTGCCGAAGATTTGGACAAGGAACATGTACGCAACCATCTCACCGTCTAG